The nucleotide window CATGTATTCTTCACTGGTAATCAGATTTTGATATATTACTTCTTTTTTAACCTTTTGGACATGCACATACGGTTATAACTTCATCCCTCAATCAATGATTCAATATGGTTATACCATCACACTAACTATACCTATACTCTCAAGTATTTATGTTATATTcttgtttatctgatatattaTACTAATAACATATTTTACTAATAACATGACATGTTCTGAACCAAGGATAATTAtacaatgaagaaaaaaaacatcttCTAGGCATACGAACCGGGAGCAAATGCAATAACGAACAGTGCCAGTCCTAGGACGGACATCCAGGAATAGTCTGTGGGACAGAAGTCGTTTGCCCAGTCGAATTGCTGGGTGTCATAGTTCGTTTTGTTACACAGTGTTTCGTTGTACTGCGTGATAGTATTGTTCTCGGGTTCGGCATACCGTTCTGGGTGTTTTGTGTTTACATGGAGGCACCATCCCGTGCTAAGTTCCTTTCCCTCCTCCCAACAAAACCCGCATTTGTCATCTTTTATACATCCGGTACAGTGACTGAAAGGAAACCAAATGTCGGGACATATTTTCGATTTTTATGCTTGAAAGAACTCGTTGcgaatctttttcttttttttttcaatatgaaaacgttttgttaaaatgaaatataaatgtagAAGACGTCGTTAAACGTGTTTTGCACTATAATACGATGTATCGTATGGCcgttttgttgttggttttttgggagtggtggggggggggggtggtggcgCATTTGGGCCTTCAAAGTATACCGTTAATTTTTATGGAGCATCAAATAACATATACTCATATaaatgaagatatctttaatcatttgaagcAATATTTATTTGAGAGCAATGGTTAATtcaatgcgcacatcaattcaattgttgctctcaCCACTGAATTCAATTGACGGgcgcatcaatgtggtggaattatAACTGAATTATTGGCAatttattgcgcgcattaattgaatagATGCGCTCTAAAATTCAAgtgaaaagagcaataatttaatcattgcgcacattaattgaattgatgcgtgcattaatcaGAATCAtcgctctctttaattgaattgtagcgcacatcaattcaaggATTTTTTTTGTaagagaacaacaattcaattaaagtgcGCATTATATAGTTCAAGAGAATAATTActgctatcaacaattcaatcaaTGCGCTCAATAGAcataaattatttgaagatgtcTTTAAATTGGATtcttgcgcgcatcaaatgaattaataatttaagatatcttcaattatttgagtttatgctaatttggcactccatatgATTTCGATGGATAAAATGTTGGTGAACtcatattcatttatctataagatgtatatgtatatactgatatacttaaatttatcatttatttaaaaatgtaggcATATCTTTGGAAATAACCGAAATAGGCCAAActaataaaaatcaaaactcGGCTACACGATGGATTCTTACTCGTATTTAAGATGGCAGTGGGAATAATTGTCCAAATGATGGCTGATGCGAGGAGAGTTGTGTTCAGCCAGATAGAACCCGGTACCCAGTACGACCAGCGCAATAATGATACCTGTGAagtaatacaatatatattatattattgtGAATACATTTCTATGGTATGGAAATCAATGAAGATCCGTGTCTGTTACATTCACGTTACATTACCCGGTTTCCAGTTCTATGTGTCTGATAACAGCCGTGCTAAGTGCTGTGTTTGTAAATGATCATAGACTTCATACCAAAGATGTGAAAACAAATCTGCTAACAGTAAGAACACACCTACCTACAAAACTAAGCAGCGTGAGGACCCGTCTACCAGCCTTCTCCACGGCGTAGACACCGATAAACGTACACAGGAAGTTAACGGAGAACGGAATACAGGACAGCCAGATAGCCAGGCTGGAGGGGAAACCGGACACCCGGAGAATACTCCCACTGTAGTATCTATATATAGAAACAAGCCGTGCATGTTCGATTGTGTAGTCGTCAATCTTTCTACCCCTCCAGGCTACAGTGTATTGATTTTTagattatacatatattacattctttttgaaaagcCAACCATTGAAGTAAAGTTCAGGAGGCAGTTATAGACACATTTACcaatgtttatatacagtacaaacaAGCTATACATGTACTCCTGAAATCGAACTACTTAAATTCATATAGCGCTTGTTATAATGTATCTCACATGACAGTGTTAATTCCACAAAGCTGCTGGAAAAACTGAAGAAGACATCCTAGGATTAATGCCCGTCTGACGGGCTGCGTCTTCACCATCAGAACGAAACACTGGAACATGTCTAAAAACATCAAAATTTCAGGttcagttttaaaaatgaaatggcATCTGTACTGCTTACTGCACTGTATATTGACTTGTACATAAGTCCTGAATAAATTTAGTCAATAAGTACTGTTCTAGTATAAATGGTAAAATTGCAATGATTATTATGAACCCTTTTATATTGCGTCGTTTTCTTACTAAGGACGCATTCTTAGCGACCGACACAGTGCCGGGACTTGACACGGAAACTTACTATACTTATTTTGTTCCCTAGTTTCCTCCACCGATTTCTCTATCTCTGCCATTTCTACATCCACATTGTCCAGGTTCCTGATCTTCTTGAGATTTTTCCTGGCCTCTTCCAATCTGCCCTGCCCCACGAGCCACCTCGGACTCTCCGGCAAAAATAGGAATCCGAAAAACTGGATAACACTGGGCACACCAGCGATCCCTAACATATACCTTAAATATGGTTAAAAAAAGAATTGGTAGAAGTGTACGTATAATGGGCATTCAATTTTGACTATATGTTGTAATATAGTTACAATCTAATGTTCGTTATACTAATGTTTTGATATCCTGATAGCAGGAGTTTTAACAAATGTTTGGGAAACGGTATATGATATAcccatcacaagcttatgtGGGGTGTTTTTCTAAGTCGTGAGTTGTAAAACTTTACTTAAGATATTATCCTTCATCATCAAGCTGTAGTATAATTTCTTTTGTATCGTATGAATAAAAAGTCAAGTCCAATCAATTTTTCAATACCTATACAAATATCATGTAAAATAAGGCCCTCACTTGAAATCAGAGGGACTAatcatgtaccctccatataacattaaattCAAATAAAGTGACAAAACTCTTACAAGGGCGATCGAAATCGATTAAAATTGCAAGATGATTTAGAGCAACCCCAgtagaagctacacagcaagtttcactTTAATATATGACAGAAACAGGAAACCCTGAACGGACGGAAGGATGGGCGGGCgcacagacatcgctgtaccaaaTACGTCCCGTTTAAATATGGGCGTATAAAACTTGAAAACTTGAACAAAGCAACAACAAAAGTAAATTATGGTTGTATCTTCAATGTACACATCACAACATTTCACTTAATTCGGAAAGTACTGAGGAAAATTTATCGATATTATTTTATTGTGCAACCTACCTCCATCCGTTTTCTTTGTCTTGGCTAAAAGCCCCGGCAATGATACTGGACAATAGGATACCAATTGTAATGAAGAGCTGGTTGACGGTGACTAGAGATCCACGGATGTGGGAGGGTGCTGCTTCAGCGACATAAACAGGTACAGACATAGAGGCAAACCCTGCAGGACACCAATTAAATTTATATAGATGCTCTTTATTTAGTTAGTTTGAAATTCACAGCTGTTACTTTCTTATGTTTAGGGGGAGTTTACTTAACGAACTAATTTACATGGTATTCATGTACAGTGCAATCAAAACTGTTTAATGATTATTAAACTACATAATATATGCGATTTATGAGACGTAATTCACAATATTGACAATACAAGAAACGGATACGTTGTACTAAAATAAACAGATACATTGTACTGATATAGTATAGGAATAAATGGTACTCATTGGTGTATTAAGTGTTCTATTTACATCTATTGGGAATCTACCGAATTCAACTTCGTGTAATATCGAGAGGGACCACACCTGTATGTCCACATAGTAAATCTAATCAAAGCGACCGCATGCATGAAATGTCAAAGGTGgacgttttttaaaaaaaaatgttaacacCCTATCCGTTTAATGTAAATTAAGAAGTTAAGGTTTCAATTACTGGTACTTAAATATTTGCTGATTCTAGATTTTTCTGTACCCTGGGACATTCGATTATCATGAATCCATCAATCTCTGTCTAAAAATTCAGACGTATGAATTATATACAAGTGTGATAGTTATCTGCTAAATAGGTAGTACACTTGACATCTATAGTTTATTTGACTAATTTGGAATAATTCTGTTTCTAAGTGAACAAGGCTTTCCTCTGCAAGTGCCCTCCGAGTTTGTTTGCTGTACATTTAAACAACAGGCCTGCTCGCTTTTCAGAAGAATACatgcaaacacggacacctgaaCATAATAACACACATTATCATatagttcttttttttttttcgagatgTGTAGATAATTATGATATGCGATTTATCAACAAATTTCGCAAATcagaaacagaaaaaaaaattcaaataaaaaacttGAAAAGAATTAAAAGAGCTATGATTGATCAAATGACCGTATTCCCCACCAGGGCGTTGGACATATTTTGGTCACCTAACAGTCTGTCTGATTCCCTGGTACGTTTGATTTATTGCCGATCAAACAAGCACCAGACAACATCAATCGCTCCATGGATTTCGTACGTTCAACTGAGGATTTCAGACGAGGGAAGATAAGACTGTGCCTTGCGATTTTAATCCGTTAAATCCCACATTTGTCGATGATCCTGATTCAAAGCATATTTGAACGTAATTCTTAAATCTATCAATAATCTAGCGGTAGGCATAATTTTCAATGTAATGACTACTGGTTCGAATCTTTGTCAAGCAAGTTAACCTTAATCATTGCATTTCAGTATGTATCGAGCTTTCTCATCAGAAAGCGAGATTTACACAGACCGGATTCGACTCGTGAACTAAGATCCGAAAACCGATATTCATTCTACAGACATAATAAAGAacttgagattgatcactgttcgttatcttcacctatcattGCAACAATAGCCGTcactaaaagaaaataaatgcaatctAAAAACCTCTTAATACGGAGAaacatcaaatgaatttattGGTTGAATTTAAATTTCGATTATTACTCATGGTCCACGGTTGACGTTACGGTAACAAAATCTCGGTTTTGGACAAATGATTCTGTGCGTGGTTTCGTAAGCCCCGTTACTTGTAAGGACTTGCAACTTCCGAATTGTTCACATAATTGGTCGGGATATTAATTATCTTATCGATAAGCTGGGGATACGTGTTCGAGTGTCCGTCGTGATGACAGGTgttatctgaaaataaaatctcTGTACACATTAAATCGTAGGACTATTGATAAGGAAGCCTCAGTGACGGCTTTGCTTACACAGTTGGGAATCTGTTATATTTCAAGTACTGTTTTTGATATTGTATCCAAGTACAGGGCCGAGATGACTTCGTTGATACCCCAATAATACATTTTGAAGAAGGTCTGCGTAATTTTGATTGCAAATTAATTAAACTGGATACTACATGCATAGTTCTGCTAACAATATGACGCATGCCATTCATACTGCAGTTCACGAAATGGCTGACAATATGACGCATGCCATTCATACTGCAGTTCACGAAATGGCTGACAATATGACGCATGCCATTCATACTGCAGTTCACGAAATGGCTGACAATATGACGCATGTCATTCATACTGCAGTTCACGAAATGGCTGACAATATGATGCATGCCATTCATACTGCAGTTCACGAAATGGCTAACAATATGATGCATGTCATTCATACTGCAGTTCACGAAATGGCTGACAATATGACGCATGCCATTTATACTACAGATAAAATGACATCTATACACTGCAGCTCATGAAATACCGTAGTTCATGAATTGGCTAACAATGCTTGTATTACCTGTATTTTAGTGTAAGATATGTTAATTTGATATCTACTATACAGGTGTAACAATATCCCGTGTTTTAAGTCTTCCTATCTATATCATGGCACCTAAGTCTCTGGATTAAGGAATATTGATGCACCACAAGTTGAGGATGTCCAATAACTTCTTATAATCAAGAGATTGTGATCGACATAAAGACTTATCATATAATTACGGTATTAAAGGGGGTATTTCTTCTTGTAAAGGCCGAAAATATCGCCCCAAAAGAAAGGTGTATCATGGATAGTAACATACATTGATTTTTGAGGGGGGTTTTGAGGAAggtattttttatttgtattctttttttattgggggaggggtgtttgttaatttttttaatgtaataaaaCTTACGTCAATACTGTTTTCTGTTTTAGACTAGTTACACGATACTAGTATTCTATTATAGAAACATTACACACTTTTCAGACTTTAAAAGACATATTTCAGGAATTTTATGCTGAAATAAGAAGGCCCTCGCCATTTATAAAAATACTATAGGTTAATTCTTCATTTAAAACTTTAACGGATACATTCTTCTGTTTGTGCAAAAAAAGGTCGTAAATAAGGAAAATTGATACACTTGGGAAAATTGAAGAATAGATCATTTATTTACCAATTCCAGCGCCAACGACCAACCGTCCTATCAGAAGAACTTCTTTTTTGTCCACTGGCGACACCGCCATTATGATAGCTCCGATGGTGAATACGAAGCTGGCCAACATGATGACCTTCTTCCTTCCGATCTTGTCCACTAAGACTCCGGCCAGTAGAGCAAACACGGCTGCGGCTCCAATGGTGGAACTGACGATTGCACTTTGCCAAATCTCACTTAATGAAAAGTCATCTCGAATTAGGAGCATAGATCCCGAAATGATCCCCGTGTCATAACCGAACAACAATCCTCCGATGGTGGCGAATATTGTCAGAATTATCACATAAGTTTTGGAGCCCGATTCGTTGCGCCGATCTTCTTCCATGTCGATTTTTTCGCCCATTTTTAATTTGGTCTGGAAAAAAGTTTTTGACAATTCTTTTTGGTTTTGTTATGATGAAAGGGGAAAATGTTAGTAATTAAAGTCTAAAACAATAAATTTCGGTGCTGAAAATTGGAAGTCTTCTTTAATCCATTAACACTATGGCACTGTCAAAGAATTGCGTTTTCCCGACAAAAACGTCGTTGCTCTAAAACTGCAGGAATTCCACAGGATCGATATTAATAACCGGGAGAAATGACTATCAGGATCACAAATTAAGACAAGAAACAACCCCCCTACTCCCGAGTCGAACAGGGTCAACTAATAAGAAAACGGGTTTTTATCTTCGACAGGTTTACTTATATACCTCCCAGTGATAATATACCCGTTATCTAAGGGCCCGCTAAAACAGCCATTACAcgca belongs to Ostrea edulis chromosome 7, xbOstEdul1.1, whole genome shotgun sequence and includes:
- the LOC125653771 gene encoding proton myo-inositol cotransporter-like isoform X2; this encodes MGEKIDMEEDRRNESGSKTYVIILTIFATIGGLLFGYDTGIISGSMLLIRDDFSLSEIWQSAIVSSTIGAAAVFALLAGVLVDKIGRKKVIMLASFVFTIGAIIMAVSPVDKKEVLLIGRLVVGAGIGFASMSVPVYVAEAAPSHIRGSLVTVNQLFITIGILLSSIIAGAFSQDKENGWRYMLGIAGVPSVIQFFGFLFLPESPRWLVGQGRLEEARKNLKKIRNLDNVDVEMAEIEKSVEETREQNKYNMFQCFVLMVKTQPVRRALILGCLLQFFQQLCGINTVIYYSGSILRVSGFPSSLAIWLSCIPFSVNFLCTFIGVYAVEKAGRRVLTLLSFVGIIIALVVLGTGFYLAEHNSPRISHHLDNYSHCHLKYDHCTGCIKDDKCGFCWEEGKELSTGWCLHVNTKHPERYAEPENNTITQYNETLCNKTNYDTQQFDWANDFCPTDYSWMSVLGLALFVIAFAPGLGPNPWTINSEIYPLWARGTGTSLATCVNWIGNLIVSFTFLILLKNITTYGTFYLFCGISFLGMSILFFILPETKNKTLEEVEELFMSKEYKAKRDQEQKKKYAIDNNGYSEENSKM
- the LOC125653771 gene encoding proton myo-inositol cotransporter-like isoform X1, translated to MFWRRGGKMEKERLVSKPGMIKTKLKMGEKIDMEEDRRNESGSKTYVIILTIFATIGGLLFGYDTGIISGSMLLIRDDFSLSEIWQSAIVSSTIGAAAVFALLAGVLVDKIGRKKVIMLASFVFTIGAIIMAVSPVDKKEVLLIGRLVVGAGIGFASMSVPVYVAEAAPSHIRGSLVTVNQLFITIGILLSSIIAGAFSQDKENGWRYMLGIAGVPSVIQFFGFLFLPESPRWLVGQGRLEEARKNLKKIRNLDNVDVEMAEIEKSVEETREQNKYNMFQCFVLMVKTQPVRRALILGCLLQFFQQLCGINTVIYYSGSILRVSGFPSSLAIWLSCIPFSVNFLCTFIGVYAVEKAGRRVLTLLSFVGIIIALVVLGTGFYLAEHNSPRISHHLDNYSHCHLKYDHCTGCIKDDKCGFCWEEGKELSTGWCLHVNTKHPERYAEPENNTITQYNETLCNKTNYDTQQFDWANDFCPTDYSWMSVLGLALFVIAFAPGLGPNPWTINSEIYPLWARGTGTSLATCVNWIGNLIVSFTFLILLKNITTYGTFYLFCGISFLGMSILFFILPETKNKTLEEVEELFMSKEYKAKRDQEQKKKYAIDNNGYSEENSKM